The genomic window ttctgttaatgtaatcatacttttcttttttcttttgttcagacaaggtcaGCAGCATGTCGAATGACACTTCTAAGGAAAACACatttgaaactgtcaagcagatAAGATCTAAAAATTATACCTTGttggaacaaaagaaaaaagaaaagtataaataaaccaaaccaaaaacaataccccttgcctcccctttggggggtggggtaataataggAATCATCACAGCACCCTCTGCTCTGATAGTCTATGGTTTGAGCAGACCATGGAGGTGAATCCTGCCCTCTGCTCTTTAGTAGTAATGCTAATTTTGGTTGTTACTGATATTTTTACAGAGCTCTTTCtaatggatctgctccaaaatatAATGGTTTTTCCTTGGCCTGTTCCCTAGTCTTTAACTTGCagtccttgtgtgtgtgtaatcctgACAAACATAACAACAAACACATGTGAACAGTTACATAATCTTGTCAGAGGTAAACAGGGGGCGTCTCCCTCATGTTTTTTTCCTTCCCACACTCGGTCATCTTAGGTTAAGCTGGTGTAGTGTGAGAGTTGTGTCCAAATGCAGCAGCTGTGTGTACTCACTGTCTCTGGACGCACAGTCCGCACTCGTTGGCATAAGTGTTTCCATCACTGCCGCACACAGGGGCATAGTTCATAGGGCACGCTCCAATGTCCATGTCAGGACAGGTGGGCTGATGGAGTTAACACAACAAACTGTGACTCAGCCCCAATAGAAAGTTGCTCATACATGTTTTAAAAGCTACCTTTACTGAAAATATTACACAGTTTCAGAACAGTTACATAATATTCCTTATCTTTTTCCCTCTTATCTCAACACAATATGTATCCATTAGGCTAAATTATGTGTTACCTTTCTCAGGTCAGACTTTGTTGCagcatctgtttaaaaaaaaaaagcatgtgaagttataaatgtataaattttGACTCATTTTCTACTAAATTAATCCTATTCAGTGCAGCTCATATCCAATCTCTCCCTAACAGTTAAACATGATCTGCTTGTAAGAAGTTAATATACAACCAGAGGCTTGAAACTGTAGCAATCAAACCATTTATTACAAGATGAGCATCagtaaatacaattaaatatatacaaatatctgCCTTGTTATGATTTTATATGCACAGAATAACTTTCTGTTACTAATATAAAATGTACTAAACACAAACAGTGTACATTATtgcaaataaagttaaaataaaatattttacctcgtgaaatgattgtgacaatgtgatttattcttgatcgataaagtataactggtactcagtatgtaatcattgcactttgtcaaaggtgattactgctttgtataaataggaataacaagaggaaaaaaaatattccaaCCATATGACCAATAGTATATATGACACTGTTGTATTTAATGTTAGCACATAATAGACTGTGCCTAAATCATTGTGATTTTACCAAAAGCCTGTTTATAATTCTTATATAAGTAGAAATCGGGCTGTTAAAACTATTCCTTAACAGTTTGTTCGATGCCTCCTACCTGCAGTCACACAGATGAGCAGCAGTCCAACAAGAACAGCTCTGCAAGTCATGATGGTGGTGGAACAACAACTAGAGTGACACAA from Sphaeramia orbicularis chromosome 1, fSphaOr1.1, whole genome shotgun sequence includes these protein-coding regions:
- the spink4 gene encoding serine peptidase inhibitor, Kazal type 4 yields the protein MTCRAVLVGLLLICVTADAATKSDLRKPTCPDMDIGACPMNYAPVCGSDGNTYANECGLCVQRQMTRSDIRIVKEGIC